One genomic segment of Marinitoga piezophila KA3 includes these proteins:
- a CDS encoding tRNA1(Val) (adenine(37)-N6)-methyltransferase yields MINFDIIEDIFRNLKLCSPGKYHLPTHGSTFLAQISDLLKNEKNIVELGSGIGNVSIALAKIYEDIKITGIEIQKEPFECSLENIKSNNLLNRVDFINDDIKNIEKYFKRESIDCVITNPPHYSDKSLISPYEDRKTARTFDINDLEKFFYAANYLLKNKKRMIFVYHPVHFESFLKLAWKYKFSLQEMFLGYGKKNGECQLIGGILRKNGGENLKIHPPVFFKNSGL; encoded by the coding sequence ATGATAAATTTTGATATAATAGAAGACATTTTTAGAAATTTGAAATTATGCTCACCAGGAAAATATCATTTACCAACACATGGTTCCACTTTTCTTGCTCAAATTTCAGATTTGTTAAAAAATGAAAAAAATATAGTTGAGCTTGGTTCTGGAATTGGTAATGTTTCAATTGCTCTTGCAAAGATATATGAAGATATAAAAATTACCGGAATTGAAATTCAAAAAGAACCTTTTGAATGTTCATTAGAAAACATTAAATCAAATAATCTTTTAAATAGAGTTGATTTTATTAACGATGATATAAAAAATATAGAGAAATACTTTAAAAGGGAATCAATAGATTGCGTTATAACAAATCCACCACATTATTCTGATAAATCTTTGATAAGCCCATATGAGGATAGAAAAACTGCAAGAACATTTGATATAAACGACCTTGAAAAGTTTTTTTATGCAGCCAATTATTTATTAAAGAATAAGAAAAGAATGATTTTTGTTTATCATCCTGTTCATTTTGAAAGTTTTTTGAAACTTGCCTGGAAATATAAATTTTCACTGCAGGAAATGTTTTTAGGATATGGGAAAAAGAACGGTGAATGTCAATTAATAGGTGGAATTTTACGAAAAAATGGTGGCGAAAATCTAAAGATTCATCCACCTGTATTTTTTAAGAATTCTGGATTATAA
- the tmk gene encoding dTMP kinase, with protein MLITFEGIESSGKSTLSKKLVEYFKIKNKDVIWNREPGGTELGEKIRELLLGNYKICHVSEALLFAASRAQLIEEIIKPNKDKIIILDRFVDSSIVYQGYARELGWKEVFEINKHALDGIMPDLTIVVDVNVETSFERMKNKNKDRIESEGREFFEKAREGFLKLKEWFPERNIEYISGENTLDVEYNELIAIINKYVNI; from the coding sequence ATGCTTATAACTTTTGAAGGAATTGAAAGTTCTGGTAAATCTACTCTTTCAAAAAAATTAGTTGAATATTTTAAAATTAAGAATAAAGATGTTATCTGGAATAGAGAACCAGGTGGAACAGAGCTTGGTGAGAAGATAAGGGAATTATTGCTGGGTAATTATAAAATATGTCACGTAAGTGAAGCTTTATTATTTGCTGCCAGTCGTGCTCAATTGATAGAGGAAATTATAAAACCTAATAAAGATAAGATTATTATTCTTGATAGATTTGTTGACTCTTCAATTGTTTATCAGGGATATGCAAGAGAGCTTGGTTGGAAAGAGGTTTTTGAGATTAATAAACATGCGTTAGATGGAATAATGCCAGATTTGACGATTGTTGTTGATGTGAATGTTGAAACGTCTTTTGAAAGGATGAAGAATAAAAATAAGGATAGAATTGAAAGTGAAGGAAGAGAATTTTTTGAAAAGGCAAGGGAAGGGTTTTTGAAGTTAAAAGAGTGGTTCCCTGAGAGGAATATTGAGTATATTAGCGGTGAAAATACGCTTGATGTTGAATATAATGAGCTTATTGCGATAATCAATAAATATGTAAATATCTAA
- a CDS encoding KAP family P-loop NTPase fold protein gives MDNDKLKYIISSLFDVPISNKDLLVDREKELKHLNNLAYFQPMGIFGVCGETGVGKTTVLNFIETADSTKFNILITEKDSKEVIIADFLYKLSKLSLSLKNKNIEKIALEAKDFILTEKSFNSNYSGGINAFASAMYEKGLSNKKRFNIYTIKEYIEKLLELLIREYGKILIVIDELDKEKKDEVLNILDSLKNILLKENVITIVSLPFSIYREYSNDRMRWNESGNLENIFKDMIFLDPLTKEDIKKLILKRIKDYPDYFHINALEEIASFSDGNPRDALWLAQQIALYNTDKKKIDETTAKETIKSIFLRTFSKIKSFTEIQKIILKEIIKENIDRTSLVKKLQKKNIKRQTIYTYITRWKNEGLILENDDGILSLPAKVKYYVENL, from the coding sequence ATGGATAATGATAAATTGAAATATATAATTTCTTCACTATTTGATGTCCCCATTAGCAATAAAGATTTGCTTGTAGATAGGGAAAAAGAATTAAAACATTTAAATAATCTTGCATATTTTCAACCCATGGGAATTTTTGGAGTATGTGGTGAAACTGGTGTAGGAAAAACTACTGTTTTGAATTTTATAGAAACAGCAGATTCCACAAAATTCAATATATTAATTACTGAAAAAGATTCTAAAGAGGTTATTATAGCTGATTTTCTTTATAAATTATCAAAATTATCATTATCTTTAAAAAATAAAAATATAGAAAAAATAGCCCTGGAAGCAAAAGATTTTATTTTAACAGAAAAAAGTTTTAACTCAAATTATAGCGGGGGAATAAATGCTTTTGCAAGTGCAATGTATGAAAAAGGATTGTCAAATAAAAAAAGATTTAATATATATACTATTAAGGAGTATATTGAAAAATTGCTTGAATTATTGATAAGAGAATATGGAAAAATTTTAATTGTAATAGATGAATTAGATAAAGAAAAAAAAGATGAAGTTCTGAATATTCTTGATTCTTTGAAAAATATACTTTTAAAAGAAAATGTTATTACAATTGTTTCTTTACCTTTTTCAATTTATAGGGAATACTCTAATGATAGAATGCGATGGAATGAGAGTGGAAATTTAGAAAATATTTTTAAAGATATGATTTTTCTGGATCCACTTACAAAAGAAGATATAAAAAAATTAATATTAAAACGTATTAAAGATTATCCTGATTATTTTCATATTAATGCTCTTGAAGAAATTGCTTCTTTTAGTGATGGGAATCCAAGAGATGCTTTATGGCTTGCTCAACAAATTGCTTTATATAATACAGATAAAAAGAAAATTGATGAAACAACTGCCAAAGAAACTATAAAAAGTATTTTTTTACGAACTTTTTCTAAAATAAAATCCTTTACCGAAATACAAAAAATTATCCTAAAGGAAATTATTAAAGAAAACATAGATAGAACATCATTAGTTAAAAAATTACAGAAAAAAAATATAAAACGGCAAACAATATATACTTATATTACCCGCTGGAAAAATGAAGGATTAATTTTAGAAAATGATGATGGAATATTATCTTTACCAGCAAAAGTAAAATATTATGTAGAAAATTTATAA